The following proteins are co-located in the Polyangia bacterium genome:
- a CDS encoding trypsin-like serine protease — MGSRLLVGSFVLLAVLTVGCADSEPQSSAAPGTQPVLGVDHAALGFVDVYGAIVDPWCSAVLVAPDVVITVARCVENIDAARIRFGVGAVTPDGAEGGMFQVRLVMVNPDHAQWQHDLAALILARPLTNVTPVAMGIDLDAPARLESVAYSYVHRGESGLRTLWSGNAQPSDDSIAVVATEGNPSCQCVTGAGMINEAGQLLGFVSAGAMRDPNDPSASCAASFNLAAVSHNQTFLQQALAASATAVVP, encoded by the coding sequence ATGGGTTCACGTTTATTGGTGGGTTCGTTTGTTCTTTTGGCGGTCCTGACAGTCGGTTGCGCAGACTCGGAACCGCAGTCGTCCGCCGCACCAGGCACGCAGCCGGTGTTGGGCGTCGATCACGCGGCACTCGGTTTCGTCGACGTGTATGGGGCCATCGTGGATCCGTGGTGCTCGGCGGTGCTGGTGGCGCCGGACGTGGTGATCACCGTGGCCCGTTGCGTGGAGAACATTGACGCCGCCCGGATTCGCTTCGGCGTGGGCGCGGTGACGCCGGACGGAGCGGAAGGCGGAATGTTTCAGGTTCGCCTGGTGATGGTGAATCCCGACCACGCCCAGTGGCAGCACGATCTGGCGGCGCTGATCCTGGCCCGCCCGCTGACCAACGTGACACCGGTGGCGATGGGCATCGACTTGGACGCGCCGGCGCGGTTGGAATCGGTGGCCTACAGTTACGTTCATCGCGGCGAAAGCGGCCTGCGCACGCTCTGGTCCGGCAACGCGCAGCCGAGCGACGATTCGATCGCCGTCGTCGCCACCGAGGGCAACCCGAGCTGCCAGTGCGTGACCGGCGCCGGCATGATCAACGAAGCGGGCCAGTTGCTCGGCTTCGTCAGCGCGGGCGCGATGCGCGACCCGAACGATCCCTCGGCTTCCTGCGCGGCCTCGTTCAACCTGGCGGCGGTGTCGCACAACCAGACGTTCCTTCAGCAGGCGCTGGCGGCCAGCGCCACCGCGGTGGTGCCGTAA